A section of the Marinoscillum sp. 108 genome encodes:
- a CDS encoding DUF4295 family protein — MAKKVVATLKQPGGAKFAKVIRAIKTESGNYVYKEDMVPEAEVKNVLARKN, encoded by the coding sequence ATGGCTAAGAAAGTAGTTGCAACCCTGAAACAACCCGGCGGAGCAAAATTCGCTAAGGTTATAAGAGCCATCAAAACTGAAAGCGGTAATTATGTCTACAAAGAAGACATGGTACCTGAAGCAGAGGTGAAGAACGTATTGGCTAGAAAAAACTAA
- a CDS encoding M1 family metallopeptidase, producing MNPSKFFTLLFVLFLSTAGFAQKSFTRQDTLRGSITPERGWWDLQHYNLSVSIDTAARSITGSNVITYKVVSAATEFQIDLQAPMEITEVKQGDRVLTVRHEGDAHFVTLVDDQPVGSIQKLTVWFAGIPVVARRPPWDGGFTWNKDESGKPFIATSNQGIGASIWWPCKDHPADEPDNGVTMNFTVPKDLTAVGNGRLIKVKKGKGTRTFTWQVTNPINSYGVNLNVGDYVRFEEKYDGEKGKLDMIYYVLSYNLEKAKTHFKDARRTMEALEYWFGSYPFYEDSYKLVEVPYLGMEHQSSVTYGNGYELGYRGRDLSLTGWGLKWDYIIIHESGHEWFANNITYKDAADMWIHESFTTYSEGLFVDYHYGKEAGAAYVRGMRYGIGNEEPMIGPYGVNGRGADLYNKGSNVLHTLRQWVNDDTKWREILRGLNETFYHQTVTTADVENYISAQSGLDLTSFFNQYLRDPRVPVLEYFTYEGNLLYRWTNCIEGFDMPVRISVGDESFTITPTSRWNFRDQEKIAVEDPAMLKVDPNYYIYPVYITGAK from the coding sequence ATGAACCCATCCAAGTTCTTCACCCTACTATTCGTTTTATTCCTCAGCACTGCGGGCTTTGCCCAGAAAAGTTTCACCCGCCAGGATACCCTTCGTGGTTCCATTACCCCGGAGCGTGGCTGGTGGGATTTGCAGCATTATAACCTCAGTGTGAGCATTGATACTGCCGCTCGATCCATCACAGGATCCAATGTCATTACTTACAAAGTAGTGTCTGCAGCCACGGAGTTCCAAATAGACCTGCAGGCCCCTATGGAGATCACCGAAGTGAAACAGGGGGATCGGGTCTTGACAGTACGACATGAGGGAGATGCGCATTTTGTGACCTTGGTGGATGATCAGCCCGTGGGCAGCATTCAGAAATTGACTGTCTGGTTTGCTGGTATCCCGGTGGTTGCCAGAAGACCTCCATGGGACGGAGGATTCACATGGAACAAAGACGAAAGTGGCAAACCCTTTATTGCAACTTCCAATCAGGGGATTGGTGCCAGTATCTGGTGGCCTTGCAAGGACCACCCCGCTGACGAGCCAGACAATGGTGTCACCATGAATTTTACAGTGCCCAAAGACCTCACTGCTGTCGGAAATGGCCGGCTGATTAAGGTGAAAAAAGGAAAAGGCACCCGAACATTCACCTGGCAGGTCACCAATCCAATCAATAGCTATGGTGTAAACCTGAACGTGGGTGACTATGTGAGATTTGAGGAAAAGTATGATGGGGAAAAAGGAAAGCTGGACATGATCTATTATGTGCTCTCCTACAACCTGGAAAAAGCAAAGACGCACTTCAAGGATGCCCGCCGCACGATGGAGGCACTGGAATACTGGTTTGGATCCTATCCATTCTATGAAGACAGTTATAAACTCGTGGAGGTGCCTTACCTGGGCATGGAGCATCAGAGCTCAGTGACCTATGGCAATGGCTATGAGCTGGGATACCGCGGACGTGACCTGAGCCTTACCGGCTGGGGCCTGAAGTGGGACTACATCATCATCCACGAATCTGGTCATGAGTGGTTCGCCAATAACATTACTTACAAGGATGCGGCCGATATGTGGATTCATGAGAGTTTTACGACCTACTCTGAAGGGCTTTTTGTGGATTACCACTATGGCAAGGAAGCAGGGGCGGCTTATGTTCGGGGCATGCGTTACGGCATTGGCAATGAGGAGCCGATGATCGGGCCATACGGTGTGAATGGTCGTGGGGCGGATTTGTATAACAAAGGTTCAAATGTGCTGCATACACTCCGTCAGTGGGTAAACGATGACACAAAATGGAGAGAAATTCTCAGAGGGTTGAATGAGACATTTTATCATCAGACAGTGACTACCGCTGATGTAGAAAACTATATATCAGCGCAAAGTGGACTCGACCTGACCAGCTTTTTCAATCAGTACCTGCGCGATCCCAGAGTGCCGGTGCTGGAGTATTTTACCTATGAGGGAAACCTCCTGTATCGCTGGACCAACTGCATAGAAGGGTTTGATATGCCGGTGAGGATTAGTGTAGGTGATGAGTCATTTACCATTACTCCAACCTCACGCTGGAACTTCAGGGATCAGGAAAAGATTGCGGTGGAAGACCCCGCTATGTTGAAGGTGGATCCCAATTATTATATCTATCCGGTTTACATCACAGGGGCCAAATAG
- a CDS encoding DUF5522 domain-containing protein, with amino-acid sequence MSQGKQPKGLAEEDYYFTKEGFIVFTEKYHLKRGHCCKSGCRHCPYGYKRN; translated from the coding sequence ATGTCACAGGGAAAGCAGCCCAAAGGATTAGCGGAAGAGGATTATTACTTCACGAAGGAAGGTTTTATCGTATTCACTGAGAAGTATCATCTGAAAAGAGGTCACTGCTGCAAAAGTGGATGTAGGCATTGCCCATACGGCTATAAAAGAAATTGA
- a CDS encoding sulfite exporter TauE/SafE family protein, with protein MIELFSFQFTYLEFGFFLCVPFLIGMAKTGIHGAGMAAVPLLALVFGGRLSSGIMLPILCIADIFAVAYYNRHANWTHLGKLFPWAAGGVILGTYVGGKIDDQAFRMIMAVIIFVSLAIMVWREKSTNQHIPQGIWFAALLGVLGGFTTMVGNLAGSVMALYLLSMRLPKNEFIGTAAWFFMIVNLFKIPFHVFAWETITLDSFLLDLTSIPAVALGAFVGITIVKKIPEQYYRWFIIATTALAALMMVL; from the coding sequence TTGATCGAACTCTTTTCTTTCCAGTTTACCTATCTGGAATTCGGCTTTTTTCTGTGTGTCCCATTCCTTATTGGCATGGCCAAAACCGGCATTCATGGCGCAGGTATGGCTGCTGTGCCTTTGCTGGCGTTGGTCTTTGGCGGGCGTCTGTCCAGTGGCATTATGCTGCCCATTCTCTGTATTGCAGACATTTTTGCGGTCGCCTATTACAACAGGCACGCCAACTGGACGCATTTAGGCAAGCTGTTCCCTTGGGCCGCCGGTGGAGTGATTTTAGGCACCTACGTTGGAGGAAAAATTGACGATCAAGCCTTCCGGATGATCATGGCTGTGATCATCTTCGTCAGTTTGGCCATTATGGTCTGGAGGGAAAAATCCACCAACCAGCACATCCCTCAGGGCATCTGGTTCGCCGCACTGCTAGGAGTCCTGGGTGGGTTCACCACCATGGTGGGCAACCTGGCCGGCTCGGTGATGGCCCTGTATCTCCTGTCCATGCGTTTGCCCAAAAATGAATTCATCGGCACGGCCGCCTGGTTTTTCATGATTGTGAATCTTTTTAAGATTCCCTTTCATGTATTCGCCTGGGAGACGATCACCCTCGATAGTTTTTTACTGGACCTGACCTCCATTCCTGCGGTGGCGCTTGGCGCTTTCGTGGGGATCACCATTGTCAAAAAAATACCCGAGCAGTATTACCGGTGGTTCATCATTGCCACCACCGCTCTGGCTGCGCTCATGATGGTCTTGTAG
- a CDS encoding response regulator transcription factor, translating into MRIFLTDDHAVLIGGLIKIIESEPDLEVVGSAGTVSDTMDQLTQKKVDLLITDYNLPDEDGLTLVRKVRRKYPDIKILVLSMHDEAHLVKEILKEGIEGYLIKKDSHNELINAIYTIKSGKTYLSSDVSKILIKGLNGVEEQRLLTEREREIVKLISKEFTNRQIAEELFISERTVETHRKNIFRKTGTNNLVGLIKFAYANNLI; encoded by the coding sequence ATGAGAATATTCTTGACCGATGATCATGCTGTGCTGATCGGGGGACTGATCAAAATCATTGAATCTGAACCCGACCTGGAAGTAGTAGGAAGCGCCGGAACCGTGTCTGACACCATGGATCAGCTCACTCAGAAAAAAGTGGATCTCCTCATTACCGACTATAATCTGCCGGATGAAGATGGACTTACCCTTGTCAGAAAAGTAAGACGAAAATACCCCGACATCAAAATCCTGGTGCTTAGCATGCACGACGAAGCCCACCTGGTCAAAGAGATACTTAAAGAGGGCATAGAGGGTTATCTCATCAAAAAAGACTCTCACAATGAACTGATCAATGCCATCTATACCATCAAATCCGGTAAGACCTATCTCAGTTCAGACGTCAGCAAAATACTGATCAAGGGACTCAATGGAGTAGAAGAACAACGGCTCCTTACCGAACGGGAGCGGGAGATCGTTAAACTGATTTCCAAAGAGTTTACTAACCGACAAATTGCCGAGGAGTTATTTATCTCTGAGCGCACCGTAGAAACCCACCGTAAAAATATTTTCAGAAAAACCGGAACCAATAACCTGGTAGGATTAATTAAGTTCGCCTACGCAAACAATCTGATTTGA
- a CDS encoding tetratricopeptide repeat protein has product MKFSFFLLAVLIFTGTTHSQPQFDHLNTDSLKLILANAPDDTSKVNTALLLHDKYRLSDFPQAAKYAQTAYELSKKIKWDKGIGLSANNHAIALSLTGKGDEAVPLLHESIRHAGLAGDTSTVANCYMTLGNIEYDKTNYSEALPLYFNCFETYQSIDNYAGMSSALIWIGIIYQYAQEDYTQAINTYNEAMIYADMGKANLNKGYIASNLATIYYNQEQYDSAITYYQKGLEIKMKYNDSRGIANGYNNIGNCYFDMKRYPEALELYNRSLEIRKELFDSTGIATSFVNMGKTYAEMGNNQQAIALLERGREIAERIEYKEAVQQAFLRISELEESNKNYQAALDNYKRYKELSDVIFNTSREEIISDLKTKYETEKKEQQIVLQGAEIAEQKAENQRNLILIIGLAVMITLLIIVLILLRSRTRKKHDLLIKEGQIKLRETQIEAAISSQESERSRFAKDLHDGFGQMISILNLNLKSLQNENRDRHQVFEESAKVLEEMYQELKGICFNLMPQTLIKSGISAAIQEFAARVNTTGKVALETDFFGLEDRLSEVQEISLYRITQEWVNNILKYSDADRVSIQITKDQEEITLMIEDNGSGFNPEALISGKGNGWRNMNSRANLIKGELELDTTPGMKGSTLIVNAPVGAEIPEPETPLVA; this is encoded by the coding sequence ATGAAATTTTCATTTTTCCTCCTTGCTGTGCTGATATTCACCGGCACCACACATTCTCAGCCACAGTTTGATCACCTGAATACTGACAGTTTGAAACTGATTCTCGCCAACGCGCCGGACGACACCAGCAAAGTCAATACGGCCCTGCTCCTACATGATAAGTACCGATTGTCCGATTTTCCTCAGGCAGCGAAATACGCTCAAACAGCCTATGAGCTCTCTAAAAAAATCAAGTGGGACAAGGGGATTGGCTTATCGGCCAATAACCACGCCATAGCGTTAAGCCTTACCGGCAAAGGTGATGAAGCCGTGCCGCTGTTGCATGAGTCAATCCGCCATGCAGGATTGGCCGGAGACACCTCCACAGTGGCCAATTGCTACATGACCCTCGGAAATATCGAGTATGACAAAACCAACTATAGCGAGGCATTACCCCTCTATTTCAATTGCTTTGAAACCTATCAGTCCATCGATAATTATGCCGGCATGTCAAGTGCGTTGATCTGGATTGGGATCATCTATCAGTATGCTCAGGAGGATTATACCCAGGCCATCAATACCTACAATGAAGCGATGATCTATGCAGATATGGGCAAAGCCAATCTAAATAAAGGTTACATCGCTTCAAACCTGGCCACCATCTATTACAATCAGGAACAGTACGACTCAGCCATCACCTATTACCAAAAAGGGCTTGAGATCAAAATGAAATACAATGATTCAAGGGGCATTGCCAACGGGTACAATAACATCGGAAACTGCTATTTTGATATGAAAAGATACCCCGAAGCCCTGGAGCTGTACAACCGCTCCCTTGAGATAAGAAAGGAGCTTTTTGATAGCACGGGGATCGCTACTTCATTTGTCAATATGGGCAAAACTTATGCCGAAATGGGCAACAACCAGCAAGCCATCGCCCTATTGGAACGTGGAAGAGAAATTGCTGAGCGGATTGAATACAAAGAAGCTGTGCAACAGGCCTTTCTGCGCATCAGTGAGTTAGAAGAATCCAACAAAAACTACCAGGCTGCACTGGATAACTATAAGCGATACAAGGAACTCTCTGATGTCATTTTCAATACCTCCAGAGAAGAAATCATATCCGACCTGAAGACCAAATACGAAACTGAAAAAAAGGAACAGCAAATTGTCCTTCAGGGAGCAGAAATAGCCGAACAAAAAGCAGAAAATCAGAGAAATCTGATCTTAATCATTGGGTTGGCAGTCATGATCACCCTGCTAATAATTGTTCTGATCCTCCTCAGAAGCAGAACCAGAAAAAAACATGATCTTTTGATCAAAGAAGGTCAAATCAAGCTTCGCGAAACACAAATAGAAGCAGCTATTTCTTCGCAGGAAAGTGAGCGCTCCCGCTTCGCCAAAGATTTACATGACGGCTTTGGTCAGATGATTTCCATCCTCAATCTCAATCTGAAGTCCCTGCAAAATGAAAATCGTGACCGTCATCAGGTGTTTGAAGAGTCTGCCAAAGTCCTCGAAGAAATGTACCAGGAGCTGAAAGGCATCTGTTTCAACCTGATGCCTCAAACCCTGATCAAAAGCGGAATCTCTGCTGCGATACAGGAGTTTGCCGCTCGTGTCAACACCACAGGAAAAGTTGCTCTGGAGACCGACTTCTTTGGGCTGGAAGACCGACTATCAGAAGTGCAGGAAATATCCCTCTATCGAATCACCCAGGAATGGGTCAATAACATCCTCAAGTACAGTGATGCCGACCGGGTGAGCATCCAGATCACCAAAGATCAGGAGGAAATCACGCTCATGATAGAGGACAATGGATCGGGATTTAATCCCGAAGCTTTGATCTCAGGCAAGGGCAATGGGTGGCGAAATATGAACTCCCGCGCCAACCTGATCAAAGGTGAGCTGGAGCTGGACACCACCCCGGGTATGAAAGGCAGTACCCTGATCGTGAATGCTCCGGTAGGGGCAGAAATCCCCGAGCCCGAGACTCCATTGGTGGCCTAA
- a CDS encoding tetratricopeptide repeat-containing sensor histidine kinase — translation MKKLIILLCVLLIGCELSDDPIGPMLPESASALAFVDSINQHFYKLHSQNFENAKVQTERAIAISRANAWPDKEALASKNLGVVLYMQGQYEPAQVAFLRSYNLYDSLSDKSGLARVCNEMGAFYRKHGYEEQAMNLWNQAEDLAKEADDLEALGTTYGMKGTFYWLKKQYDVSDAYYFQTYNIRMEQGDSVGLGYVLVDLADMEQRKGNLKGALSYMEQSNLIRRLIGDEQGVTDNHKMIGDLYMDVGDYATAIPFYQQCAKESLQLGYPDLARKSYDSLASAYSLIGDYQQAFGHHVLAEDLEDSLFNLEKSKIIDELRTKYETAQKEKQLAQKDLTIQRRNLLTAGLGGGLVLLIILGAQYIQRQKLVHQNQLTLEKSRFKEAQIEAAISSQEKERTRFAQDLHDGFGQMISILNLNLKSLENEKYDRHEVFQESAKVLEDMYRELKGICFNLMPQTLIKSGIMAAVREFAARVNTTGKISLETDFFGLEKRLSEVQEISLYRITQEWVNNILKYSDADQVSIQITTDQEEITLMIEDNGSGFDAEVLRSGSGNGWRNMTSRANLIKGELELDTTPGLRGNTLIVNAPVHFLSHHQNEVLV, via the coding sequence ATGAAAAAGCTAATCATCCTCCTGTGTGTGTTACTCATCGGGTGCGAGTTGTCAGACGACCCCATAGGTCCTATGCTCCCGGAATCCGCTTCTGCGCTCGCTTTTGTCGACTCCATCAACCAGCATTTTTACAAACTCCACAGCCAAAACTTTGAAAATGCCAAAGTACAAACCGAAAGGGCCATTGCGATAAGCCGGGCAAATGCCTGGCCCGACAAGGAGGCCCTGGCCTCGAAAAACTTAGGGGTCGTGCTCTACATGCAAGGCCAATATGAGCCTGCTCAAGTCGCTTTTCTTCGCTCCTATAATCTTTACGACTCGCTTTCGGACAAAAGCGGCCTGGCTCGTGTGTGTAATGAGATGGGTGCCTTTTATAGAAAACACGGGTATGAAGAGCAGGCCATGAACCTCTGGAATCAGGCCGAAGACCTGGCCAAAGAGGCAGACGACCTGGAAGCGCTCGGCACCACCTATGGCATGAAAGGCACCTTTTACTGGCTCAAAAAGCAGTATGATGTGTCGGATGCCTATTATTTTCAAACCTACAACATTCGGATGGAGCAGGGTGATAGTGTTGGGTTGGGCTATGTGCTTGTAGACCTGGCCGATATGGAACAGCGCAAAGGAAATCTGAAAGGAGCCCTCAGCTACATGGAGCAATCCAATCTGATAAGGAGACTCATCGGGGACGAGCAGGGCGTGACCGACAACCACAAAATGATCGGCGATCTCTATATGGATGTGGGGGACTATGCGACCGCCATCCCATTTTACCAGCAATGCGCAAAAGAAAGCCTGCAACTTGGCTACCCGGATTTGGCGCGCAAATCCTACGACTCGTTGGCCAGTGCTTATTCACTCATCGGAGATTACCAGCAGGCATTTGGCCACCATGTGCTGGCTGAAGACCTTGAAGACAGCCTCTTTAATCTGGAAAAATCCAAAATCATCGATGAGCTCCGAACCAAATACGAAACAGCACAAAAAGAAAAACAGCTGGCGCAGAAAGACCTGACCATTCAACGACGCAATCTCCTCACGGCAGGTCTTGGGGGAGGCCTTGTACTATTAATCATACTGGGTGCACAGTATATACAGCGCCAAAAACTGGTGCATCAAAACCAATTGACTTTAGAAAAAAGCAGATTCAAAGAAGCCCAAATCGAAGCGGCCATTTCTTCACAGGAAAAGGAACGCACCCGATTTGCGCAGGACCTGCACGATGGCTTTGGCCAGATGATTTCTATTCTCAATCTGAACCTGAAATCCCTGGAAAATGAAAAATATGATCGGCATGAAGTGTTTCAAGAATCTGCCAAAGTGCTCGAAGATATGTATCGGGAGCTCAAAGGCATTTGCTTTAATCTGATGCCCCAAACTTTGATCAAAAGTGGAATTATGGCAGCCGTCAGAGAGTTTGCCGCCAGGGTAAACACCACTGGCAAAATCTCCCTGGAGACCGACTTTTTTGGCCTGGAGAAACGACTCTCCGAAGTGCAGGAAATATCGCTTTACAGGATCACGCAGGAATGGGTCAACAACATCCTCAAATACAGTGATGCCGATCAGGTAAGCATTCAGATCACCACCGATCAGGAAGAAATCACCCTGATGATAGAAGACAATGGAAGTGGATTTGACGCTGAAGTGCTCCGATCAGGATCCGGCAATGGCTGGCGAAACATGACTTCCCGAGCCAACCTCATCAAAGGGGAGCTGGAGCTGGATACTACCCCGGGTCTCAGGGGCAATACACTCATTGTGAATGCGCCGGTGCACTTCCTTTCTCACCATCAAAATGAAGTATTGGTATAA
- the rpmG gene encoding 50S ribosomal protein L33, producing the protein MAKKGNRIQVILECTEHKTTGLPGTSRYITTKNRKNTPERVELKKYNPIMRKYTVHKEIK; encoded by the coding sequence ATGGCAAAGAAAGGTAATAGAATACAAGTGATACTGGAATGCACCGAGCACAAGACTACAGGGCTTCCAGGTACCTCGAGATATATCACCACCAAGAATAGGAAAAACACTCCTGAGCGCGTAGAGCTTAAGAAGTACAACCCTATCATGAGAAAATATACTGTACACAAAGAAATTAAATAA
- a CDS encoding aminopeptidase P family protein encodes MNMVLKSIAAVLLAGISFLSFGQKAAQLPDDFLSTDFHQERRDLLREKMPENSVAVFFANPVRNRANDVDYMYHQDPNFYYLTGHREPHAVLLIFKDEQVVTDYAFDELIFVRKHDALKELYDGARLGKEGAVDKLKFELAFEGPDFEDFNIDFSTFDKVLFYDFKEDVRDTKEEADLFDLIAAFKEKVNYGEDAMAINAEPKASNLDTKSLDELMKSLRGIKTKEEISLIRKAVDISTMGQREVMKAMKPGMSEQEIQGLHEFVFKKYQAEFEGYPSIVGAGHNGCVLHYIDNYKPAIEDGELILMDLGAEYHGYTADVTRTIPVNGQFTKEQKLIYDLVYEAQEAGRAACKPGATFKEVYAATAKVVNEGLVELGLYASTEEEDMINPETGRNRYYPHGCCHHIGLDVHDKGDYAELKENMVITIEPGIYIPEGSPCDEKWWGIPVRIEDDFLITKEGCELLSDLAPRKSEEIEALMKESSPLDNFILPSLEDE; translated from the coding sequence ATGAATATGGTACTTAAAAGCATAGCTGCCGTGTTGCTAGCCGGCATATCCTTCCTTTCATTTGGGCAGAAAGCAGCCCAACTTCCGGATGATTTTCTTTCTACGGACTTTCATCAGGAAAGAAGAGATTTGCTAAGGGAAAAAATGCCCGAGAACTCAGTGGCTGTTTTTTTTGCGAATCCTGTGAGGAATAGGGCCAATGACGTGGATTACATGTACCATCAGGATCCCAATTTTTATTACCTGACGGGGCATAGAGAGCCGCATGCGGTTCTTTTGATCTTTAAGGATGAGCAGGTAGTGACTGACTATGCCTTTGATGAATTGATTTTTGTGCGCAAGCACGATGCCCTGAAGGAGCTCTATGATGGTGCAAGGCTGGGCAAGGAAGGTGCTGTGGATAAATTGAAATTTGAACTGGCCTTTGAAGGACCGGATTTCGAGGATTTCAATATCGATTTTTCAACTTTTGACAAAGTCCTATTTTACGATTTCAAAGAAGATGTGCGGGATACCAAGGAGGAAGCGGATTTGTTTGATCTGATTGCCGCCTTCAAGGAGAAAGTCAATTATGGCGAGGATGCTATGGCCATTAATGCCGAACCCAAGGCAAGTAATCTGGATACCAAGTCGCTGGATGAGTTGATGAAAAGCCTCAGAGGGATCAAAACCAAAGAGGAGATAAGCCTGATCAGAAAGGCTGTGGACATCTCTACCATGGGCCAGCGGGAGGTGATGAAAGCTATGAAACCAGGAATGTCTGAGCAGGAGATTCAGGGATTGCACGAGTTTGTTTTTAAAAAGTATCAGGCTGAATTTGAAGGCTATCCCAGCATCGTGGGTGCTGGACATAATGGTTGTGTGCTGCACTACATCGACAATTATAAACCAGCGATCGAGGATGGCGAACTCATCCTGATGGATCTGGGTGCTGAGTACCATGGCTATACGGCCGATGTGACCCGCACCATCCCGGTCAATGGCCAATTCACCAAGGAGCAAAAACTGATTTATGATCTCGTGTATGAAGCTCAGGAGGCTGGACGGGCAGCATGCAAGCCCGGAGCTACTTTCAAAGAAGTATATGCCGCTACCGCCAAAGTAGTGAATGAAGGCCTGGTGGAGCTGGGTTTATATGCCAGCACTGAGGAGGAAGACATGATCAATCCGGAGACAGGAAGAAACAGATATTACCCACATGGGTGCTGTCACCACATCGGGCTGGATGTGCACGATAAGGGGGATTACGCTGAGCTGAAAGAGAATATGGTCATCACCATAGAGCCCGGTATCTACATCCCCGAGGGCAGTCCTTGTGATGAAAAGTGGTGGGGCATTCCGGTTCGCATCGAAGACGATTTTCTTATCACCAAGGAGGGCTGTGAGCTCCTGTCGGATCTGGCACCCCGAAAAAGTGAAGAGATAGAGGCACTGATGAAAGAGAGCAGTCCATTGGATAATTTTATTTTACCCTCTTTGGAGGACGAATAA
- the rpmB gene encoding 50S ribosomal protein L28, which yields MSKVCEISGKRPRVGNNVSHANNKVKRRFNPNLQKKRFYIPEEDKWITISVATSMLRTINKNGIYAEIKKARAKGTTSL from the coding sequence ATGTCAAAAGTTTGTGAAATTTCAGGAAAGAGACCAAGAGTGGGAAATAATGTTTCTCATGCTAACAATAAGGTAAAAAGAAGATTCAATCCGAATCTTCAGAAAAAGAGATTCTATATTCCTGAGGAAGATAAGTGGATCACTATTAGTGTAGCTACTTCTATGTTGAGAACGATCAACAAAAACGGAATTTACGCTGAGATCAAAAAAGCCAGAGCTAAAGGGACTACTTCTCTTTAA
- the rocD gene encoding ornithine--oxo-acid transaminase produces MTTSTSKKNSQEYINLENQHGAHNYHPLPVVLSKGEGVYVWDVSGKRYYDFLSAYSAVNQGHCHPRIVETLKQQAETLTLTSRAFYNDVLGPFEKYITEYFGFDKVLPMNTGAEAVETAIKICRKWGYEKKGVEENKGQIVVFDQNFHGRTTTIISFSSDPDAKRNFGPYTHGFIKVTYNDLDALREVFEDNKNIVGVLVEPIQGEAGVMVPGDSFLENVAKICKEHNALFMADEIQTGIGRTGSLLAVCGNCTCSGHCEQQSTYIKPDLLILGKALSGGGYPVSAVLADNPIMEVITPGTHGSTFGGNPLGAKVAMTALEVIRDEKLTQNARKLGKIFRTRMEKLIEKTELICLVRGKGLLNAIVINDHSDSSTAWDICVALSENGLLAKPTHGNIIRFAPPLVMDEEQLHECCDIIEKTILNFKQMA; encoded by the coding sequence ATGACAACATCAACTTCCAAAAAAAATAGCCAGGAGTACATAAACCTTGAAAATCAACATGGAGCACACAACTACCACCCCCTACCGGTTGTGCTCTCCAAAGGAGAGGGTGTGTACGTCTGGGACGTATCCGGCAAGCGATATTATGATTTTCTATCAGCCTACTCGGCCGTCAACCAGGGCCACTGCCACCCCAGAATAGTGGAAACCCTGAAGCAGCAGGCCGAAACGCTCACGCTCACCAGCAGGGCTTTTTATAATGATGTCCTGGGCCCATTTGAAAAATACATCACCGAGTACTTCGGCTTTGACAAAGTACTTCCCATGAACACCGGAGCAGAAGCCGTGGAAACAGCAATTAAAATCTGCAGAAAATGGGGCTATGAGAAAAAAGGAGTGGAAGAAAACAAAGGTCAGATTGTGGTCTTTGATCAAAACTTCCACGGTCGGACAACCACGATCATTTCATTCTCTTCGGATCCAGATGCCAAAAGGAATTTTGGCCCCTATACCCATGGATTTATCAAGGTCACCTACAATGACCTGGATGCACTGAGAGAAGTTTTCGAAGACAATAAAAACATTGTAGGGGTATTGGTGGAGCCTATTCAGGGTGAGGCCGGTGTGATGGTACCTGGTGACTCCTTTCTGGAGAATGTTGCCAAAATCTGCAAGGAACATAACGCGCTGTTCATGGCTGACGAGATCCAAACCGGCATAGGCAGAACCGGTAGCTTGCTGGCAGTCTGTGGCAACTGTACCTGCAGTGGTCATTGCGAACAGCAAAGTACTTACATCAAACCAGATCTGCTTATTCTCGGAAAGGCCCTCTCCGGCGGTGGATACCCGGTCTCCGCAGTACTGGCAGATAATCCAATCATGGAGGTAATCACTCCCGGCACGCACGGTTCCACTTTTGGTGGAAATCCTCTGGGTGCCAAAGTAGCCATGACCGCCCTGGAAGTGATAAGAGATGAGAAGCTCACCCAAAATGCAAGAAAACTGGGTAAGATCTTTAGAACACGCATGGAAAAGCTCATTGAAAAAACAGAGCTGATCTGCCTGGTGCGGGGCAAAGGCTTGCTAAATGCCATCGTCATCAATGATCATTCGGACAGCAGTACAGCCTGGGACATCTGCGTAGCTCTGAGTGAAAATGGCCTGCTGGCAAAACCCACACACGGCAACATCATTCGTTTTGCGCCCCCCTTGGTGATGGACGAGGAGCAGTTGCACGAGTGCTGTGACATCATCGAAAAAACCATCCTGAATTTCAAGCAAATGGCTTAG